In one window of Arachis ipaensis cultivar K30076 chromosome B06, Araip1.1, whole genome shotgun sequence DNA:
- the LOC107604778 gene encoding uncharacterized protein LOC107604778 — translation MIHRNVQRLLLLLLFLGFSSYLLLSASAVPATRTQNLDGEESEDASLLLSLAKNMQKLENNVKDVVIDVEERFINRRMDLETQDYEGTGANKDHDPKSPGSV, via the exons ATGATTCACAGAAATGTCCAAAGGCTCTTATTGCTACTTCTCTTTCTGGGTTTCTCCTCTTATCTTCTTCTCTCTGCTTCTGCTGTCCCTGCAACCA GAACCCAGAATTTGGATGGTGAAGAATCCGAAGATGCATCACTTCTACTTTCTTTAGCTAAG AATATGCAGAAATTGGAAAATAATGTTAAGGATGTGGTGATTGATGTGGAGGAAAGATTCATAAATAGGAGGATGGATTTGGAAACACAAGACTATGAAGGAACTGGAGCAAATAAAGATCATGACCCCAAATCCCCTGGAAGTGTTTAA